The proteins below are encoded in one region of Paenibacillus albus:
- the dagF gene encoding 2-dehydro-3-deoxy-phosphogluconate aldolase produces the protein MSNMIKRLYNGRAALNVLANSLENAKEVFDAAEGFVLVGVLSKDYPTVEAAVSAMKQIGEAIDDAVSIGLGAGDNRQAAVVAQIAKHYPGTHINQVFPAVGATRANLGERDSWINSLVSPTGQAGYVNISTGPFSAAQSEQAIVPVKSAIALVRDMGGNALKYFPMNGLAREDELRAVAKACGEEGFALEPTGGIDMDNFEPILRIALEAGVPQVIPHVYSSIVDKATGKTNVADVRALLEIMKKLVDRHG, from the coding sequence ATGTCTAACATGATTAAACGATTATATAATGGCCGCGCGGCCTTGAATGTATTGGCCAACAGCTTGGAGAATGCGAAGGAAGTATTCGACGCCGCAGAAGGCTTCGTGCTCGTCGGCGTGCTCTCGAAGGACTATCCGACCGTCGAAGCTGCTGTCTCCGCGATGAAACAGATTGGCGAAGCGATCGACGACGCGGTCTCGATCGGACTCGGCGCCGGAGACAATCGACAGGCGGCCGTTGTCGCGCAGATTGCGAAGCATTACCCCGGCACGCATATCAACCAGGTCTTCCCTGCCGTAGGCGCTACCCGTGCGAATCTGGGCGAGCGGGACAGCTGGATTAACAGCCTTGTTTCCCCTACGGGACAGGCTGGTTACGTGAATATCTCGACCGGGCCCTTCAGCGCGGCGCAATCGGAGCAGGCAATCGTGCCCGTGAAGTCGGCCATTGCACTCGTGCGCGATATGGGGGGCAACGCGCTCAAGTATTTCCCGATGAACGGCTTGGCCCGCGAGGATGAACTGCGTGCCGTGGCGAAGGCTTGCGGCGAGGAAGGCTTTGCCCTTGAGCCGACGGGCGGAATCGACATGGACAATTTCGAACCGATTCTTCGCATTGCGCTTGAAGCAGGCGTGCCGCAGGTCATCCCGCATGTCTATTCGTCCATCGTCGACAAGGCGACCGGCAAGACGAATGTCGCGGATGTCCGCGCGCTGCTCGAGATCATGAAGAAGC
- a CDS encoding amidohydrolase/deacetylase family metallohydrolase — MTDNMVLRGATLTDGRKVDIVIADGVIAEVTETGNGSVVGSRELDCSGLFVSSGWIDLHVHAFSELNPYGDEIDEIGVKQGVAVIVDAGSCGADRIGDLAASRAGALTTVYALLNVSKIGLQRIDELSDLAWLEKELAVQAVRLYPDFIVGWKARMSGSVVRENGIQPLRIARELAETTELPLMVHIGSAPPKVEDILPLLARGDVVTHYLNGKSNRLFQEDGRPIPALIEAVARGVRMDVGHGTASFSFETAEAAKQSGIRFDTISSDIYRGNRQNGPVYSLAHVMSKFLALGYPLSEVIGGVTASAAEWLGKPELGRIQAGDRANLTLFAVEGERAVFVDSEGETRIGEQQIRARGVYTNGRFIEC; from the coding sequence ATGACAGACAATATGGTATTGCGGGGAGCGACGCTCACGGATGGCCGGAAGGTGGATATCGTGATCGCGGATGGCGTCATTGCCGAAGTGACGGAGACGGGGAACGGTAGTGTTGTTGGCAGCCGAGAGCTGGACTGCTCTGGCTTGTTTGTGTCTAGTGGTTGGATTGACCTCCATGTGCACGCTTTTTCGGAGCTCAACCCTTATGGAGATGAGATCGACGAGATTGGCGTGAAGCAAGGCGTTGCTGTGATCGTGGATGCGGGCAGCTGCGGCGCTGACCGAATTGGGGATTTGGCTGCAAGCCGCGCAGGTGCGTTAACGACCGTGTATGCGCTGCTGAACGTTTCCAAGATTGGGCTGCAGCGGATTGACGAGCTGTCCGACCTTGCTTGGCTTGAGAAGGAGCTTGCCGTGCAAGCCGTGCGGCTGTATCCGGACTTCATTGTCGGCTGGAAGGCCAGAATGAGCGGCAGCGTCGTACGCGAGAATGGCATCCAGCCTCTGCGGATTGCCAGGGAGCTGGCCGAAACGACCGAGCTGCCGTTAATGGTCCATATCGGCTCGGCCCCGCCGAAGGTTGAAGATATCCTTCCTTTGCTCGCGCGAGGCGATGTCGTGACGCATTATTTGAACGGGAAGAGCAACCGCCTCTTTCAAGAGGACGGCAGGCCGATTCCCGCATTAATCGAGGCTGTTGCGAGAGGCGTGCGCATGGATGTCGGACATGGCACGGCGAGCTTCTCCTTCGAGACGGCGGAGGCTGCGAAGCAAAGCGGTATCCGGTTCGACACGATCAGCTCGGATATTTACCGAGGAAACCGGCAGAACGGTCCCGTTTACAGCTTGGCCCATGTCATGTCGAAATTTCTAGCCTTGGGCTACCCGCTCAGCGAAGTAATTGGCGGCGTGACGGCGAGTGCGGCCGAGTGGCTGGGCAAGCCGGAGCTGGGACGCATTCAAGCAGGGGACCGGGCGAATCTGACGCTATTTGCTGTCGAGGGCGAGCGTGCTGTGTTCGTCGATTCCGAGGGAGAGACGCGTATCGGTGAACAACAAATCAGAGCGAGAGGGGTTTATACGAATGGGAGATTCATTGAATGCTAA
- a CDS encoding DgaE family pyridoxal phosphate-dependent ammonia lyase has protein sequence MGDSLNAKYGLKRVINASGRMSILGVSAPTDTVMEAMRQGGQRYVEIADLVDKAGDYIAGVIGSEAAVIVNSASSGIALSVAGIVTQGNRRLSEKLHQEPIAKNEIIILKGHNVQYGAPIETMVYLGGGRLVEVGYANEGKAEHIEDAISERTAAILYVKSHHAVQKNMIGVEEAWAVAQRNGIPLIVDAAAEEDIFKYVKFSDLAIYSGSKAIEGPTSGIVAGKRHYIEMVKVQLHGIGRSMKVGKEASFGLLQALDEYTVKKDNSEQEKASLQVLMPLNEQPGVKVTIVQDEAGRAIFRARIQIDSQLAGTTAKAVNDGLQSGDIAIYTRDYGVKQGYFDIDPRPLLGDDIDVIAAAIRTITGGK, from the coding sequence ATGGGAGATTCATTGAATGCTAAGTATGGGCTGAAACGCGTGATCAACGCCAGCGGACGCATGAGTATATTAGGCGTGTCGGCGCCTACGGATACGGTAATGGAAGCGATGAGACAGGGAGGGCAAAGGTACGTCGAGATCGCTGACCTTGTGGACAAGGCAGGCGACTACATCGCAGGCGTGATTGGCTCCGAAGCCGCGGTGATTGTCAATTCGGCATCCAGCGGCATCGCGTTATCGGTCGCGGGCATCGTTACGCAAGGAAACCGGCGTCTGTCCGAGAAGCTTCATCAAGAGCCGATCGCGAAGAACGAGATCATTATTCTCAAAGGTCATAATGTCCAATATGGGGCGCCTATCGAAACGATGGTATACCTAGGCGGAGGCAGGCTCGTCGAGGTTGGTTACGCGAACGAAGGTAAAGCCGAGCATATCGAAGATGCCATCAGCGAGAGGACGGCTGCGATTCTGTACGTCAAGTCTCACCATGCCGTGCAGAAGAACATGATCGGCGTGGAGGAAGCCTGGGCAGTCGCGCAGCGCAATGGGATTCCGCTTATCGTGGACGCGGCAGCGGAAGAGGATATCTTTAAGTACGTGAAATTCTCTGACCTTGCGATCTACAGTGGATCCAAGGCAATCGAAGGGCCGACCTCCGGTATTGTCGCGGGTAAGCGCCATTACATCGAGATGGTTAAGGTGCAGCTGCATGGAATTGGCCGAAGCATGAAGGTCGGCAAAGAAGCTTCGTTCGGACTGCTTCAAGCCCTCGACGAGTATACGGTGAAGAAGGATAACAGCGAGCAAGAGAAAGCATCCTTGCAAGTCCTTATGCCGCTGAACGAGCAGCCAGGCGTGAAAGTGACGATCGTTCAAGACGAAGCAGGCCGCGCGATATTCCGCGCACGCATCCAGATTGATTCGCAGCTTGCGGGAACGACGGCCAAAGCCGTCAACGATGGGCTGCAAAGCGGCGATATCGCCATTTATACGCGCGATTACGGCGTGAAGCAGGGCTACTTCGACATCGATCCGCGTCCGCTTCTCGGAGATGACATCGATGTAATTGCGGCAGCAATTCGTACGATTACAGGGGGTAAATAA